Within the Camelus dromedarius isolate mCamDro1 chromosome 9, mCamDro1.pat, whole genome shotgun sequence genome, the region AGTCCCCTTTTCTCTCAGCAGGTGTTTGGATCGCCAGGCCCCTCCTTCAgtctgggccccagtttcctcttGGCCTAGAGCCTAAGGTCCTCTCACCTGCACAGTGGGCGGAGGAAAGGGCACGGGCGGGATAAAGCGGTGAGCGACGCCACTGCTGGTGAGATGCCAGCTGGGCCAGAATCCAGGTACCTCAGTCCCAGAGATGGGGGACCAGGGGGCACCATAGCGCAGAGCTAAGTTCCGACCCGCCATGGTCCCATCCCCGCCCGGTAGCCTAGCAGAAGCAGGCTTGTTGTTGCTGTTGCCCCAGGTAACAGAACCCGCCCACCCTGAACTCACCCAATGAAGGGGCCTGCAGGcctgtggatggatggatgaagtgAGAAAGAGACCCAGGCCTGGAGGGACAGGGACTCTGAGAGAGGGGTACAGAAACTCAGAGAAGTGGAGTGAGGGTGaaccagagggagaggagggcagaaaCGGGAGAGGACGAAGAAAGAGAAGTTCAGAGTTTAGAGAGTTTTGAGACACagagacctggggtgggggggtggcatGTAAGAGAGCCAGAAATTGAGGAACAAAAGGGGAGGACAGAGCCACCCAGAGCATCAGGGAATCCTGGAAAAACACCTCCCATTCCTTTAGGGATCCAGTCCTCTtggccacctcctccctctgccaGGACAGCCCACCTTCAGGGGGGAAGGAGTGGGGGTAACGATTTCCAGACTTCCCTGGGGCTTGCCCCCCCTCCCTGCATGTGCTGGAGGAGTCAGCATCAGCTTCTTCTGTCCTGCCTGCCTTTGATTTGGTTGAAAACTTCCACCTGGGTAGGGGGTGGGCGAAGCGGGAAAGACCCACAGGGAAGTAGACAAAAAAGAGGGGAGTGTGGAAAGAGCTTggataaataagaaagaaacacataCAAGAATTCATGTGAGACAGTgagaaacagggacagagtgctaCTGACCCAGAGATGACGGGACAGGAATTTGAACAGAAAAGGAAGCAGCAGAAAAGAGAATGGGAACCACAGACCTAGAACACAGAGATGTagaaacaaaggcaaaagaatgtgtgtgtgtttgcacgcGTTGGCAACAGGTGTGAGGCTATGGTGTGGTAATAAACAAAGGGGTGTCCTGAGGGTGTGTGTTCTACCCCTGACTTCCCTTGTCACTTCCTCACTTTAAAGCCCTTTTGGTTAATGTCTCTGCCTCCTCAGCCCCCGTTAGCTCATCCCACTAACCCATTCTTCAGACAGGGAAAACAGGCTGCCTTCTGTAGCCTGGCCCAGATTCCCACTGATTCCTTCATTCAGGTTTCTGGGGCCACTTCTTCTGTTGGATTTTCCTGGCTCACTCCAGGCTGACCTATGTCCAAATGACCCCTGATCCCCGTGGTCAAAACTTTATGCCCTACTCAGGCTGGACAATGTTGAGATCTCTTTCTTTCAGAGTATAGGATAAAGGTTGGGAAGAGAATGGCTCGTAAACTTCCTGACTGCCTTTCAGTCAACTTTGCTTGTGCTCTTACTGTGATGCGTGGCTCACTACCTCAACACAGAACATTCTAAGCCAATACTTGCCCCATGTGACCAAGTAAGATGTCTCATTCGAACCCTAGTTCCCAACTACTTGCTTACATGTTCCAGTTTTTATGCTTCTCTTCTTAACATAGCCCTTCCTTGTTATGCTCTCCAGGGTGGGCGAAGTGATACCCTCTGAAATCACATGGTCATCAACTCAGAAGGTGAGGGCTTTCAATGGTCAAATCCACCAGAGCTGATCTGACAAGTTGTGTATTAGAGCTGATAAACAGTACACACTCAAAATATTggctatcatcatcatcatcatcatcatcatcattaccttCAAGTTCATCCAAaagaactcctattcatccttcaaaaccccaTTTGTTCACCATTTGTCTTGCCCAGATTGAGCTCTCAAAAGTCAGAGAGCTGTTATTTTTGTGACCATCTGACAAGTTCCCAAACTGAGGCCACAACAGCTGGGCCACCTCTGAGGTCTTACAGCAACCagctctcctcttcctctgcctgcccAGTTCCTGGGTAGGGGCCCTCAGGCCCGGCCAGTCCGGCTGAGAAGCGTGCAGACGCAGGCAGTGTCAATTCGAATCCATCGCCAGCCCACACGACCCTGGGCATCAGTGGTCAGTGCCCGCACATAGGACTGCTTGGCCTTACACTCAGACATCCAGTGCCTCCGGTCCACACCCCGGCAGCCCCCTCCATCCCCACCGGGGCCACCTTCCCCAGTGCTGTCAGCCTTGCAGCGGGTTTCGAAGAAGTACTGGCGAAGGGGACTGCCACCAGCTGCAGGCACCTCGCCCAGCACCTCCACCTCACGGCCACGCAGGTCCACGGCAGTCCGGCGGTCTGTCACCCAGCCGCTGACTGCATCACACACAGCCAGCTCTCCCCGGCGACTCGCTGGTGCTGTCTCACTCACCCCCCGCCGACTGCGGTTGGCTGGGCTGCCGGCTGGCTCCCCGAAGGCCCCAGCCTCTAGCAGGAAGAGCAGAGGGGGCCCCGTGGGGGTACCCCTCGACAGGGCTACTCGGGGGGACAAGAGGTCCCACTCAGGGGCTGGAAATGGGGGCagtggtgagggtgggggatggggctCCATTGGGACACTGGGGAGGAGGAAAAgtaggaggatggggagggagcctgaggggtgggggagcatcTCGCTGAGCACCTGAGGATAGAGAGAGGGGAGCTGGAGTTAGACAGGAGGATATAACAGAAGGGAGGGACAGAAGGGAACTCCAGGGGGACCTGTGTGCCAGAACCACAAGGAGACCCCTTTCTAGAACCTTGGGGGACACTATATTCTAGGACTTTGATAATGATCAAATTCTAGAGTAATCATAATTATTCTACTATTATTACTAACTATAGCCAACAAATGGGGAAatacaggctcagagaggttagtgACTTGcaccaggtcacacagccagcaaatgCCAGAGGTGGGGCTTGAACCTAGTCTGAGCAACTCCACTCTGACATCCTGCCTCAACAATACCAATGAACCCTAAGTCCTGCAGCCTGGAGGAGGTTTGAGGTTCCAAAATTCTGAGAAAGGTCATATTCTGGAATCTTAGGGAGACCCAAGTTCAACTCAAAGCTGCTACTGAGAAGGCAAGACACTTGCTATCAGGTGGGGTGCCAGTTTCCCTGTCCATGAAATTGACCCAGGGCTGAGAGATGCTGGCAAGGGCATGGATATTGCAGATTCTCTAGAACATTCTGGAAGCCTGTGGGTTCTGGAAAAAGGTGGCCTGGAGAGGACTGAGAAGCGACGAGGTGGTTACCAGACCTGTCAGCACCTCCTCCACCTCCGAGCTCCAGGGCTGGGGGCCCCCAGGCTCCGGGGAGCCCCTGTGGGGGACGCAGGACGCCACCTCCTTCCTGACAtctcaggagagggagggggcaaCCACCTaggggaagaaggaaacaggCAGGTTagaggcaggtgggggaggaggcctGAACACTCCCCTTCTCCGTGTTCCTCTTAAAGTGTAGGGTACCAAGAGTCAAGGCTGCACCCCCTACTCCCAGAGGCCCCTGCCCTGCTCAGGTGATGGTTCCTGGATGGAAAGCAGATGGGGggcggagaggggaggggaggggaggggctgaggatgGAGGAGGCTGGAAAAGATTACATCCTCCTCAGCTCATTCATCTCTcagacggggtgggggtggggctggcctgGACACCCGGGTCCCCGAGGGCCCACACTCAAGAAGCCCTGGGTCCCCGAGGCTGCTTCCTGGAATGTTCTCTCCTCACAGGACAGGCCAGGGCCCGTCCAAGACTTCTACTGCACATACCTGGAGTAGCTGCCTGCCCTGGCTGGGAGATGGGGGAATGGGAAGGGAGAAATGTGAAGAGGGACACATGTTGACCCAACCAGAACCAGAAGTGGAGGTTCCCAGCTGCCTCTTCCCTCATATCAGGAGTCCTGGTCCCCAGTGGCCTCCCGCCTCAGATCAGGAGTCCTGGTCTCCAGCTGCCCCCTTCCTTTGGAGTCCAGGCTATCACCCCCTCCTCCCTTAGACCCAAgagccctgggccccagctgcctcctccttcaGGAGCCCAGGCCTCCAGCTTCCACCCTCAGATACAGGAGTCCAGGCCCCCAAATCCCTTTTCTCAGACCCAGGAGTCCAGacccccagtgccctcctccctCGGACTCTGCAGTTCTGGAGTTCAGGTCCCTCCTCCCCAGGTACTGAGAAATACGGACTCCTAGGACCCTCCGCCCCCAGAAGGTTTAGCCGGGGGTCTGGACTTCTGGGGTCCTGCTGGGGGTGACGGGCGGTCCATCTGGGACACTTtactcctgcctcagtttcctccgcgaagccccgcccctgccggccccgcccccgtACCTCCCTACCCGGGGGCAGGGCGATCCAGACGCCGGAATCCCGGGGAAGGAGGCGTGGAGGCTCTTACCTGGGGCGCCCTCCTCGGCTCCCCTGGCTGCCCCTGGCGCTGCGGCggcggctcctcctcctcctgctcgcCGGCTGCAGAGACGCCCGCTCGCCCGCCGGCTCCTCGCTGCACACGCTCTGGAGGGCCCGGgtcgggggcgggggcggggcggcgcccGACGGCGGAGGAGGGGCCGGGGGATCCCGCCTTCCACACGCGTGCCGAGACCTCGGCAGCCCGGCCTGGCTCCCTCAGCCCTCGGCCCGCCTCAGTCCCAGGAGGCCAGGCGccaaccccctcctccctcagactcaGGAGTCcgggcccccagccccctccctcagaCCCCGGAGTCCAGACCCTTcaagccccctcctccctcagacccaggagtcTGGGCCTGAGATTCTTTTGCGTACTTTTGCCAGTTAAGTGTCAATCCCCGGGCAGATTCCCACTCTCTGCTCTCATCCCCAGTTCTCCCAGGAGCTCCAGGCCAGACATTAACCAGCTGGGCTTGGGCAGAGATAAGGCCCGAGGCCCGAGGGGACGGTGGGGTGGATGTGGGGGGCTCTCCCACATTGTCGTCTCTGCTGGAATTTCCTGGGTGGGGACTGGGGAGAGGGTCTTGTCCTGAGTTCAGATAAGAGAAATTCAAGGTGTTACAGGACTCGGAGATTGTCGACAAAGATATGATTTGGGAAGAGAATGACCTgcttagagaaagaaaagggatagTGACAGATGAAGGGAGACTGGAAAAGGGACaaaaacagagaggaagaggggacagaCGCCAAGAGAAAGAGGGGGACAGAAAcccagagagagaagacacagacccagagaaagggggaaagacaCACTGAGGAAAGGGGACAGAAT harbors:
- the NTF4 gene encoding neurotrophin-4; the protein is MLPHPSGSLPILLLFLLPSVPMEPHPPPSPLPPFPAPEWDLLSPRVALSRGTPTGPPLLFLLEAGAFGEPAGSPANRSRRGVSETAPASRRGELAVCDAVSGWVTDRRTAVDLRGREVEVLGEVPAAGGSPLRQYFFETRCKADSTGEGGPGGDGGGCRGVDRRHWMSECKAKQSYVRALTTDAQGRVGWRWIRIDTACVCTLLSRTGRA